A genomic window from Desulfonatronovibrio magnus includes:
- a CDS encoding glycosyltransferase family 2 protein: MNSCKNKCISFVIPVKDEQDTLNELALSIIHEVQNMEGLYAPEIIFVDDGSKDNSWEIMKNLSTTYKDKVFAIKLRKNFGKATALEIGFSRASGEIVFTMDADLQDDPSEISRFLAELEQGFDMVSGWKRRRNDPFSKTIPSLLFNKVTSFATGIPLHDFNCGFKAYRKEVIEAIKLYGELHRYIPVLAHDYGFRVSEIEVKHHPRKHGISKYGINRYLRGLVDLFTVLATTRWLRKPGHLFGGVGIVSGIIGTGILMYLTVLWFIGLGPIGVRPLFFLGILLCILSVQMISLGIIAEFFIKTSSAIETRKFISEETIGNKETKI; the protein is encoded by the coding sequence ATGAATTCATGTAAGAATAAGTGTATAAGTTTTGTAATTCCAGTTAAAGATGAGCAAGACACCTTAAATGAATTAGCTCTGTCAATTATACATGAAGTTCAAAATATGGAAGGATTGTATGCGCCTGAAATTATATTTGTAGATGATGGGAGCAAAGATAATAGTTGGGAGATTATGAAAAATCTCTCAACTACTTATAAAGATAAAGTCTTCGCAATAAAGCTTCGAAAAAATTTTGGAAAGGCTACAGCTTTAGAAATTGGATTTTCTCGTGCTTCAGGAGAAATTGTGTTTACGATGGATGCAGATCTTCAGGATGACCCAAGCGAAATTTCCAGATTCTTAGCTGAGCTTGAACAAGGATTTGATATGGTTTCAGGTTGGAAGCGGCGACGAAATGATCCTTTTTCTAAAACAATTCCCTCCTTGCTCTTTAACAAAGTTACTTCTTTCGCAACTGGGATACCTTTGCACGACTTTAATTGTGGGTTTAAGGCATATCGTAAGGAAGTCATCGAGGCTATCAAGCTATATGGTGAACTGCACAGATATATTCCAGTTTTGGCTCATGATTATGGTTTCAGGGTCAGTGAAATTGAAGTAAAGCATCACCCTCGCAAGCATGGCATTTCCAAATATGGAATCAACAGGTATTTGAGAGGGCTTGTTGATCTTTTTACCGTACTTGCCACTACTCGTTGGTTGAGAAAACCGGGTCATCTATTTGGTGGTGTAGGGATTGTTTCTGGTATCATCGGAACAGGAATACTGATGTATTTAACTGTTTTGTGGTTTATTGGTTTGGGGCCTATTGGAGTGAGACCATTATTCTTTTTGGGCATTTTGCTTTGCATCCTTTCTGTTCAAATGATTTCCTTAGGTATTATTGCTGAATTTTTTATAAAGACATCAAGTGCTATAGAAACTAGGAAATTTATTTCTGAAGAAACCATCGGAAACAAAGAAACCAAGATTTAA
- a CDS encoding class I SAM-dependent methyltransferase, with product MQDEAYLAYIEETSSWLHKGRINLIDNIFLSLKLESKRSEMLEIGAGAGQNTEVLSKFGTVDVLEIDPKGIKLLRDLPYIHKVIDKPIYSKLSKLYDIICAFDVVEHMENDKDCLSWVFESLKPGGLFIATVPAYQWLFSCHDISLNHHRRYTSKSFRSLLPHNTNVLIDGYFNSVLLPVVVISRCAKGVKNIFMKDKIYMKQKVPQSVIFSSLFFHILKFESMCVSKRVRFPFGLTYYLAVQKV from the coding sequence ATGCAAGATGAAGCTTATTTGGCTTATATAGAAGAGACTTCAAGCTGGTTACATAAGGGAAGGATCAATCTTATTGATAATATTTTTCTTAGTTTAAAGCTTGAAAGTAAAAGGTCCGAAATGCTCGAGATTGGTGCAGGTGCCGGACAAAATACAGAGGTGCTGTCCAAGTTCGGAACTGTTGATGTGTTGGAAATTGACCCTAAAGGGATCAAGCTTCTTCGGGACCTACCTTATATACATAAAGTAATTGATAAGCCTATTTATTCTAAGCTGAGCAAATTGTATGATATCATATGCGCATTTGATGTTGTCGAGCATATGGAAAATGATAAAGATTGCCTGAGTTGGGTATTTGAATCTCTCAAGCCTGGTGGTTTATTTATTGCCACTGTTCCTGCCTATCAGTGGCTTTTTAGTTGCCATGATATTTCGCTCAATCACCATAGAAGGTATACATCAAAATCTTTTCGTTCTCTTCTTCCACATAATACAAATGTTTTGATTGATGGTTATTTTAATTCTGTTTTGCTCCCTGTCGTTGTAATTTCAAGATGTGCCAAGGGTGTTAAAAATATCTTCATGAAAGATAAAATCTACATGAAGCAAAAAGTACCTCAAAGTGTAATATTTAGCAGTTTATTTTTTCATATTTTAAAATTTGAATCTATGTGTGTTTCAAAAAGAGTTAGATTTCCTTTTGGCCTCACTTACTATCTTGCTGTACAGAAGGTGTGA
- a CDS encoding glycosyltransferase family 2 protein, which yields MKVSLIIVNFNGSNHLQKLFKSISDLDYPQNDLEVFFFDNGSTDDSVKSAKIFYPCVKIIQNDKNSGFAAPHRIVAQKAEGEVLAFLNNDMRVDPGWIKEGLSYLNPEQGEVCASSKIYAWNGKSLDFNGGSLQYLGYADQYNNDKIKDGEHILFPCGGAMFIFRDVFLEAGCFDDDYFAIFEDVDLGWRLWLMGYKVVMAGKSQVYHKGHATLDSRNDSKKRYLMHKNALVTIIKNYDDSNLKKVLPIAFTLALKRALLFMKVEKRDFYFWEERKKSGIDATSGIEGLLHLVVLDDVLNEFESIMKKRVAVQEKREVTDEKILELFGDPLRNIMCFKEYLYQESSMVNFFHLDELFKGQEEIKSRLDYGADSVRKELSKMRGEMVRLRLMDSRMGRTDQRLDSLVQRFVEKKRADGLFPAISKSLCYCVEKFKSKF from the coding sequence ATGAAGGTCAGTTTAATTATTGTAAACTTTAACGGGTCAAACCACCTGCAAAAACTTTTCAAGTCAATCAGCGATTTGGATTATCCGCAAAATGATCTTGAAGTGTTTTTTTTTGATAATGGCTCAACTGATGACTCTGTCAAATCTGCAAAAATTTTCTATCCATGCGTTAAAATAATTCAGAATGATAAGAACAGCGGGTTTGCCGCTCCACACCGAATTGTAGCTCAGAAGGCTGAAGGAGAAGTGCTGGCTTTTCTTAACAATGACATGCGCGTCGATCCTGGATGGATAAAAGAGGGACTCTCTTATTTAAACCCGGAGCAGGGTGAGGTGTGTGCCTCTTCAAAAATTTATGCCTGGAATGGAAAAAGCCTGGACTTTAATGGTGGGTCATTACAATACCTTGGCTATGCTGATCAGTATAACAATGACAAAATCAAGGATGGAGAACATATTCTTTTTCCCTGTGGCGGAGCCATGTTTATCTTCAGAGATGTATTCCTTGAAGCCGGGTGTTTTGATGATGACTATTTTGCAATTTTTGAGGATGTAGACCTTGGCTGGAGACTTTGGCTTATGGGCTATAAGGTTGTAATGGCTGGAAAATCTCAGGTCTACCACAAGGGACATGCCACATTAGATTCGCGCAATGATTCAAAAAAAAGATACCTGATGCATAAAAACGCTCTGGTGACAATTATTAAAAACTACGATGACAGTAACCTGAAAAAAGTTCTTCCCATTGCCTTCACACTTGCACTTAAGAGAGCTTTACTTTTTATGAAAGTTGAGAAGAGAGATTTTTATTTTTGGGAGGAACGAAAAAAATCTGGCATTGATGCTACCAGTGGTATAGAAGGTTTGCTGCATTTAGTTGTGCTGGATGATGTGCTGAATGAATTTGAAAGCATCATGAAAAAAAGAGTCGCTGTCCAGGAAAAAAGAGAAGTCACAGATGAAAAAATTCTGGAACTTTTTGGTGATCCCTTGAGAAATATTATGTGTTTTAAAGAGTACTTGTATCAGGAAAGTTCCATGGTTAACTTTTTTCATCTGGATGAGCTTTTTAAAGGCCAGGAAGAAATTAAATCTCGATTAGACTATGGTGCTGATTCAGTTAGAAAGGAGTTGAGCAAAATGCGAGGAGAGATGGTAAGACTGAGGCTGATGGATTCCAGAATGGGGAGGACAGATCAGCGCCTGGATTCCCTGGTGCAGAGGTTTGTTGAGAAAAAAAGGGCTGACGGTCTTTTTCCAGCTATCAGCAAATCACTTTGTTATTGCGTGGAGAAATTTAAATCAAAGTTTTAG